From the genome of Fibrobacter sp.:
TCGTCAACAACGAGAATTTCTTTTTTTATCATTCGTCATTCCTCCGTTTTACTTCATGGCCTTGGACAAGGCTACGGACAATTGGGCGATACTGATAGGTTTTGCAATGTGGTCGTTCATGCCTGCGTCAAGAGCCCTCTGACGATCCTCGCTAAAGGCGTTGGCGGTCATTGCGATAATCGGAATGTTTGCTTTTTGTGGGTTGGCCATGTGTCGAATGGCGGAGGCCGCTTCGTAACCGCTCATCTTGGGCATTTGAATGTCGGTCAGCACCAGGTCGTAGAAACCGGGCTCGTTACTTTCAATGGCTTCGATGGTCATCTTGCCGTTGTCCACACGGTCTACGATGAAACCTAGATCGGATAAAATCGCAATGGAAATTTCTGCATTCAGTTCGTTGTCTTCTGCTAGGAGAATTCTCTTGCCCTTGAACAGGTCCAAATCTTCCTGGGTGATGTGGTCGGTGATTTTGGATTTGCCTGCGTTCTGCTGTTCAATCTGTTTGGCCATCATCACTTGTTCTTCTGTCGGAAGTTCCAGCGGAAGCTTGATGGTCACCTTGGTGCCTTGTCCGACCTTGCTTTCAATCTGGATGTCGCCATCCATCAGGTCGATGATTTTCTTGACGATGGGCATGCCTAGGCCAGTGCCCGTAATTTTACTTTCGGTGGAGGAATGCTCTCTTGAAAATTCGTCAAAGATGTGGGGGAGGAATTCTTCGCTGATGCCTACGCCGGAATCTTCGGAAATAGCGGTAAACATGGTGTAGCCTGGTTTGTCGCACTCGCTTTCTATCAGGGAAAGCTTGACATAACCGCCTGCCGGCGTATACTTGATGGCGTTGCTGATGATATTTAGTGTCAGTTCTCGAATCTTGGTCTCGTCACCTACGACGTAGTCGTGGATTAGATGGTAGTCGTTACTGAACGTAAGGCCGCTTTCGTGAGCCAAGTCCGTGAATACGTCGTCGGTGATATCTTCAAATGTCTGGGTGTTGATGATGTTCTTTTCTAGGGAGATTTTTCCGCTTTCGATGCGTGACATTTCCAGCACATTGTTGATTAGACTTAACAGGAACTGGCTTGAATGCTGGATCTTGGAAATGTAGTCTACGCATAATTCCTTGTTGTCCAGGTGGCTTTGCAAAAGATAGGTGAAACCGATAATGGCATTCATTGGTGTACGAATGTCGTGGCTCATGTTGAACAGGAAGGCTGATTTTGCCTTGTTTGCTTCTTCTGCTTGCTTTCTTGCCCTATCCAAGGAGTTGTTCATTCTGTCCTGGGCGTATTTTTCTTCGGAGACATCACCAACGAAACCAGAAACGGAAACGGTTCCGTCGGTTTCTTCCCGGCGAGTACCTCCGGCGCTTAGGTAGATCAATCCTTTTTGCGGATGATTCCATTCCAGGATCCTGGTCTTGATTCCGCCATTGCGCATGATTTCGAAATCGTCCTGGATTTCATCGATGGTGTTTCTGGAAAGCCTGCTATGATAGTATTCAAGTGCTTCCCTTGGAGAAAAATCTTTCTTGGAAATGCCAAGGATTTCCTTCCACTTGTCATTGCCGGAAAGCCCGTTGACCCTGCCTTCGCTATCGAAGGTGTATTTCCAGATGCCGTAACCGGAGGCGGCGACGACTTGGTTGTATTCTTCCATAGTCTTCTGGAATTCTTCCTTTTCATTTTCCTGCACAAAGGCGTGGATGATGCAAGTTCCAATGAGAAGGCCAATGGAGTAGATAGGCAGTAGCGGATGGAATACTTGTGCGATAACCGTGAAAACTAAGACTATGCCGAAGAGGGCT
Proteins encoded in this window:
- a CDS encoding ATP-binding protein, giving the protein MQLIYYSVIDIIALTVHVIINHDLFKRDTKDEVQKYYHHFLKAVLVYYIVDALWGYLAYTQQTHLLYVDTVVYYLVGAVTVVLWSKYVSTYLNTKSGFQKFLKVSSILFIVCSILFLFINFFSQIFFSFDENGNFQTHLVRYVALGGQVILFGLTIIKSLAVAQNSKGTKKQRHITIALFGIVLVFTVIAQVFHPLLPIYSIGLLIGTCIIHAFVQENEKEEFQKTMEEYNQVVAASGYGIWKYTFDSEGRVNGLSGNDKWKEILGISKKDFSPREALEYYHSRLSRNTIDEIQDDFEIMRNGGIKTRILEWNHPQKGLIYLSAGGTRREETDGTVSVSGFVGDVSEEKYAQDRMNNSLDRARKQAEEANKAKSAFLFNMSHDIRTPMNAIIGFTYLLQSHLDNKELCVDYISKIQHSSQFLLSLINNVLEMSRIESGKISLEKNIINTQTFEDITDDVFTDLAHESGLTFSNDYHLIHDYVVGDETKIRELTLNIISNAIKYTPAGGYVKLSLIESECDKPGYTMFTAISEDSGVGISEEFLPHIFDEFSREHSSTESKITGTGLGMPIVKKIIDLMDGDIQIESKVGQGTKVTIKLPLELPTEEQVMMAKQIEQQNAGKSKITDHITQEDLDLFKGKRILLAEDNELNAEISIAILSDLGFIVDRVDNGKMTIEAIESNEPGFYDLVLTDIQMPKMSGYEAASAIRHMANPQKANIPIIAMTANAFSEDRQRALDAGMNDHIAKPISIAQLSVALSKAMK